In the Brucella anthropi ATCC 49188 genome, one interval contains:
- a CDS encoding phosphatidylserine decarboxylase, whose translation MSLTDTIRNTFVPIHREGYPFIAGFFVVSLILGWLWDPLFWIGMVLTVWCIYFYRDPERVTPMDDDLVISPADGKVSFVGPAVPPAELDLGAEPRMRVSVFMNVFSVHINRSPVRGKIEKVVHRPGKFLNAELDKASTENERNSVLIESPHGKIGVVQIAGLVARRIVCWSNEDDDLSVGERFGLIRFGSRVDVYLPADATVRVAVGQTAVAGETVLADYGSVRGEPVVRIG comes from the coding sequence ATGAGCCTTACTGACACCATCCGCAATACTTTCGTGCCGATCCATCGGGAAGGCTATCCGTTTATCGCGGGCTTTTTCGTGGTTTCGCTAATTCTGGGCTGGCTTTGGGACCCGTTGTTCTGGATCGGCATGGTGCTGACCGTCTGGTGCATCTACTTCTATCGTGATCCGGAGCGCGTGACGCCGATGGACGACGATCTGGTCATCAGCCCCGCTGACGGCAAGGTTTCCTTCGTCGGTCCGGCTGTGCCACCAGCCGAGCTGGATCTTGGCGCTGAACCACGCATGCGCGTGTCGGTTTTCATGAATGTGTTCTCGGTTCACATCAACCGGTCTCCGGTGCGTGGCAAGATCGAGAAGGTCGTGCATCGTCCGGGCAAGTTCCTCAACGCGGAACTGGACAAGGCCAGCACGGAAAATGAACGCAACAGCGTCCTTATCGAAAGCCCGCATGGCAAGATCGGTGTTGTCCAGATTGCCGGTCTGGTCGCGCGGCGCATCGTTTGCTGGTCGAACGAGGATGATGATTTGTCCGTGGGCGAGCGGTTCGGCCTGATCCGTTTCGGATCGCGCGTCGATGTGTATCTTCCTGCCGATGCGACCGTTCGTGTTGCAGTTGGCCAGACGGCAGTCGCAGGCGAAACCGTGCTCGCCGATTATGGCAGCGTGCGCGGCGAGCCCGTGGTGCGGATCGGCTGA
- the pssA gene encoding CDP-diacylglycerol--serine O-phosphatidyltransferase — METPFPPFEPNGRVDLSRGPKLSQIPLRIVIPNVITVLAICAGLTGIRLAFENRFELAVVMVLVAAFLDGIDGRVARMMKGSSKFGAQMDSLADIVNFGVAPALVLYAFMLDQARSFGWIAALLYAIACCLRLARFNVMLEDPNRPAWQSNYFIGVPAPAGAMLVLLPVYLGFLGLTPTRALAFGVAIYTVAIAFLLVSRLPVYNGKSAGSLVRRDIVMPLILFVVVYVAFLMSFTWQTLSLTALAYLVFLPFSLAAWNKREAADRKAEEEAGTEEDTPSEEN, encoded by the coding sequence ATGGAAACGCCTTTTCCGCCTTTTGAGCCCAATGGCCGCGTGGATTTATCGCGCGGCCCAAAGCTGTCGCAGATACCGCTGCGTATCGTCATTCCCAATGTCATAACAGTTCTCGCCATCTGTGCTGGTCTTACCGGCATCCGTCTGGCTTTCGAGAACCGCTTCGAGCTTGCCGTCGTGATGGTGCTCGTCGCAGCCTTTCTCGATGGCATTGATGGGCGCGTTGCTCGCATGATGAAGGGATCATCGAAGTTCGGCGCGCAGATGGATTCGCTCGCCGATATCGTCAATTTCGGTGTCGCGCCCGCTCTGGTGCTCTATGCCTTCATGCTCGATCAGGCGCGCTCGTTCGGCTGGATTGCTGCACTTCTTTATGCCATCGCCTGCTGCCTGCGGCTTGCGCGTTTCAATGTCATGCTCGAAGACCCGAACCGTCCGGCATGGCAGAGCAACTATTTCATCGGTGTGCCTGCACCGGCAGGCGCCATGCTTGTCCTGTTGCCGGTCTACCTCGGCTTTCTTGGTCTGACACCAACGCGGGCGCTCGCTTTCGGTGTGGCGATCTATACCGTCGCAATCGCGTTTCTGCTTGTAAGCCGCCTGCCGGTCTATAACGGTAAGTCCGCCGGAAGCCTTGTCCGGCGCGATATCGTCATGCCGCTCATCCTGTTCGTGGTGGTTTACGTCGCGTTCCTGATGAGCTTTACCTGGCAGACATTGAGCCTCACGGCGCTCGCCTATCTCGTGTTTCTTCCGTTCAGTCTGGCTGCCTGGAACAAGCGCGAAGCTGCTGACCGAAAAGCGGAGGAAGAAGCCGGAACCGAAGAGGATACACCGTCAGAGGAAAACTGA
- a CDS encoding AAA family ATPase yields MIKDHQRFIIISGGPGSGKSTLIDALERQGFPRTVEAGRAIIQDQVAIGGNALPWSDRALFAELMLSWEMRSHTMAEQQRGTVLFDRGVPDVIGYLMLCNLPVPQHMEEAARQFQYNRTVFLAPPWAEIFGQDAERKQDFEEAARTFEAMDKTYKRLGYEIALLPKSSVEERVGFIKQALPSVFL; encoded by the coding sequence ATGATCAAAGATCACCAGCGTTTCATTATTATCAGCGGCGGGCCCGGATCAGGCAAAAGCACACTGATCGATGCACTCGAAAGGCAGGGCTTTCCCCGCACTGTGGAGGCTGGACGTGCCATCATTCAGGATCAGGTCGCCATCGGCGGAAATGCGCTGCCCTGGAGTGATCGCGCGCTTTTTGCGGAGCTTATGCTTTCATGGGAAATGCGCTCGCACACGATGGCGGAACAACAGCGTGGGACGGTCCTCTTCGACCGCGGTGTTCCTGACGTAATCGGCTATCTGATGTTGTGTAACCTGCCCGTTCCGCAGCATATGGAAGAAGCCGCACGGCAGTTTCAGTACAACAGAACAGTGTTTCTTGCTCCGCCATGGGCGGAAATCTTTGGTCAGGATGCCGAGCGGAAGCAGGATTTCGAGGAAGCCGCACGCACATTCGAGGCGATGGATAAAACCTACAAACGGCTTGGATATGAAATCGCGCTCCTGCCAAAATCATCGGTCGAGGAGCGCGTTGGTTTCATCAAACAGGCATTGCCATCAGTTTTCCTCTGA
- a CDS encoding SDR family NAD(P)-dependent oxidoreductase, whose translation MSIDLTGRIALVTGASRGIGYFLSLELAKRGAHVIAVARTVGGLEELDDDIRKLGGNATLVPLDITDMEAIDRLGGSIHERWGKLDIMVANAGVLGTISPIGHVEAKTFEKLMNVNVTSVWRLIRSTDPLLRASDAGRAILLSSGVAHTCRAFWGPYAASKAAVEVMARSWAEETKQMKLKINSVNPGATRTAMRAQAMPGEDPETLPTPQSVAEKIVKLADPNLEVSGKLFDVRQDRFLDYHLPS comes from the coding sequence ATGAGCATCGACCTTACGGGCCGCATCGCACTGGTGACAGGCGCATCGCGCGGTATTGGTTATTTTCTTTCGCTTGAACTGGCAAAACGCGGCGCACATGTAATCGCAGTCGCTCGCACCGTCGGCGGGCTTGAAGAGCTGGACGACGATATCCGTAAACTGGGTGGCAATGCGACGCTGGTGCCTCTCGATATTACCGATATGGAAGCGATCGACCGCCTCGGCGGTTCCATTCATGAGCGCTGGGGCAAGCTCGATATCATGGTTGCCAATGCGGGTGTCCTCGGCACGATCTCACCGATTGGCCATGTCGAGGCCAAGACGTTCGAGAAGCTCATGAACGTCAATGTTACCAGCGTCTGGCGCCTCATTCGGTCCACTGATCCACTTCTGCGCGCTTCCGATGCCGGACGTGCCATTCTGCTCTCTTCCGGTGTGGCGCATACCTGCCGCGCGTTCTGGGGGCCGTATGCTGCCTCGAAAGCTGCTGTCGAAGTCATGGCGCGCAGCTGGGCAGAAGAAACGAAGCAGATGAAGCTCAAGATCAACTCGGTCAATCCGGGCGCCACCCGCACGGCAATGCGCGCGCAAGCCATGCCGGGCGAAGATCCGGAAACCCTGCCAACGCCGCAGTCGGTCGCTGAAAAGATCGTCAAGCTCGCCGATCCGAACCTTGAAGTCAGCGGCAAGCTTTTTGATGTGCGACAGGATCGCTTCCTCGACTATCATCTGCCGAGCTGA
- the purF gene encoding amidophosphoribosyltransferase has product MTSHSSENASFMLDDDTLHEECGVFGILGHEDAAALTALGLHALQHRGQEAAGIVSYHNRRFHSERHMGLVGDHFTDAATLNRLPGDRAIGHVRYSTTGETILRNVQPLFAELEVGGIAIAHNGNFTNGITLRKQLIASGAIFQATSDTEVVLHMIARSRHASSSDRFVDAIRQVEGGYAMLALTRTKLIAARDVIGIRPLVMGELDGKPIFCSETCALDIIGAKYVRDVENGEVIICEIQKDGSITIESIKAENPQPERLCLFEYVYFARPDSVVGGRSVYVARKNMGMELAKEAGIEADVVVPVPDGGTPAALGFAQASGIPFEYGIIRNHYVGRTFIEPTQQIRALGVKLKHSANRAMIEGKRVVLVDDSIVRGTTSVKIVQMIRDAGAKEVHIRVASPMIYHPDFYGIDTPHADKLLANQHKDLESMCRYIGADSLAFLSIDGLYKAVGGKPRNPKAPAFTDHYFTGEYPTRLLDQEGESNVHTLSLLASNG; this is encoded by the coding sequence ATGACCAGCCATTCTTCTGAAAATGCCTCCTTTATGCTGGACGATGACACCCTGCATGAAGAGTGCGGCGTATTTGGCATACTTGGCCATGAAGACGCAGCCGCGCTGACCGCATTGGGCCTGCATGCCCTCCAGCATCGCGGGCAGGAAGCCGCCGGTATCGTTTCCTATCACAATCGCCGTTTTCATTCCGAACGCCATATGGGCCTCGTCGGCGATCATTTCACCGATGCAGCAACGCTGAACCGCCTGCCCGGTGACCGCGCCATCGGTCATGTGCGCTATTCCACCACCGGCGAGACGATCCTGCGCAATGTGCAGCCATTGTTCGCGGAACTGGAAGTCGGCGGCATTGCCATTGCCCATAACGGCAATTTCACCAACGGCATAACGCTGCGCAAACAACTGATTGCTTCCGGCGCAATCTTCCAGGCGACGTCCGATACCGAAGTCGTGCTGCACATGATCGCCCGTTCGCGCCATGCATCCTCGTCCGACCGTTTCGTCGATGCCATTCGTCAGGTCGAAGGCGGTTACGCCATGCTGGCGCTGACCCGCACCAAGCTGATTGCCGCGCGTGACGTAATCGGCATCCGCCCGCTTGTCATGGGTGAGCTCGACGGCAAGCCTATCTTCTGCTCAGAGACCTGTGCCCTCGACATTATCGGCGCGAAGTATGTTCGCGACGTCGAAAATGGCGAAGTGATCATCTGCGAGATCCAGAAAGACGGCTCCATCACCATCGAATCCATCAAGGCTGAAAACCCACAGCCGGAACGGCTCTGCCTGTTCGAGTATGTCTATTTCGCCCGCCCCGACTCCGTCGTCGGCGGTCGCAGCGTCTATGTCGCGCGCAAGAATATGGGCATGGAGCTTGCCAAGGAAGCCGGTATCGAAGCTGATGTTGTCGTGCCGGTGCCTGATGGCGGCACGCCTGCCGCTCTCGGCTTCGCGCAGGCAAGCGGCATTCCGTTCGAATATGGCATCATCCGCAATCATTATGTGGGCCGCACCTTTATCGAGCCGACGCAGCAAATTCGTGCACTGGGCGTCAAGCTGAAGCATTCAGCCAATCGCGCCATGATCGAAGGCAAGCGCGTGGTGCTGGTGGATGATTCCATTGTGCGCGGCACCACATCGGTCAAGATCGTTCAGATGATCCGCGATGCGGGCGCAAAGGAAGTGCATATCCGCGTGGCAAGTCCAATGATTTACCATCCGGATTTCTACGGTATCGACACCCCCCATGCCGATAAGCTGCTGGCCAACCAGCACAAAGACCTGGAATCCATGTGCCGCTATATCGGCGCGGATTCTCTGGCATTTCTTTCCATCGACGGGCTCTACAAGGCCGTTGGCGGGAAGCCACGTAATCCGAAAGCACCGGCTTTCACCGATCACTATTTCACGGGCGAATATCCGACCCGCCTCCTCGATCAGGAAGGCGAGAGCAATGTGCACACGCTGTCGCTGCTCGCAAGCAACGGCTGA
- a CDS encoding CvpA family protein, which produces MPITMLDGILLGITLVSAVLAMVRGFSREVLSLVSWAAAAAAAYLFYQPVLPFVQPYINNETIAKIAAAGAVFLVVLIVVSLITMKIADFIIDSRIGALDRTLGFLFGGVRGVLLVVVAMLFFNWLVPTNQPAWVTNAKSKPMLDSFGQQLIDLLPANPDQMIDKFKPQHNVPASGEQEEAPVPDDTPAQQ; this is translated from the coding sequence ATGCCGATAACCATGCTTGATGGAATTCTACTCGGGATAACGCTGGTTTCAGCCGTTTTGGCGATGGTGCGCGGTTTTTCCCGCGAGGTGCTGTCGCTGGTATCGTGGGCGGCAGCGGCCGCTGCGGCCTACCTTTTCTACCAGCCGGTTCTGCCTTTCGTGCAGCCCTATATTAACAACGAAACCATCGCGAAGATTGCCGCCGCTGGCGCCGTCTTCCTCGTCGTGCTGATCGTCGTTTCGCTGATCACCATGAAGATCGCCGATTTCATCATCGACAGCCGTATCGGCGCGCTTGACCGCACGCTCGGCTTCCTGTTCGGCGGCGTGCGCGGTGTGCTTCTCGTTGTCGTTGCCATGCTGTTCTTCAACTGGCTCGTCCCGACGAACCAGCCAGCCTGGGTGACGAACGCGAAATCGAAGCCAATGCTCGATTCGTTCGGCCAGCAGCTGATCGACCTTCTGCCGGCTAATCCCGACCAGATGATCGACAAGTTCAAGCCACAGCATAATGTTCCGGCCTCTGGCGAGCAGGAAGAAGCGCCTGTTCCGGACGATACACCTGCACAGCAATAA
- the radA gene encoding DNA repair protein RadA yields MAKARVQFICQNCGAVHSRWAGKCDSCGEWNTLVEEGTNSGIGSGPGAMLSKRKGRAVALTSLSGDIEDAPRIISGISELDRVTGGGFVRGSALLIGGDPGIGKSTLLTQAAAALSNRGHRIVYVSGEEAVAQIRLRAQRLGVASSAVELAAETNVEDIIATISDTKRPDLVIIDSIQTLWTDMADSAPGTVTQVRSSAQAMIRYAKQTGSAVVLVGHVTKDGQIAGPRVVEHMVDGVLYFEGEGGHHYRILRTVKNRFGPTDEIGVFEMSDGGLREVSNPSELFLGERNAKAPGAAVFAGMEGTRPVLVEIQALVAPSSLGTPRRAVVGWDGGRLAMILAVLESHCGVRFGQHDVYLNVAGGYRISEPAADIAVAAALVSSMAGIALPPDCVYFGEISLSGAVRAVTHAVQRLKEAEKLGFRQAEVPGGSGELWKDRNFRLMETSALPDLVARIAASGSGKKQ; encoded by the coding sequence ATGGCCAAGGCGCGCGTTCAATTCATCTGCCAGAATTGCGGCGCGGTTCATTCGCGCTGGGCGGGCAAGTGCGATTCCTGCGGCGAGTGGAACACGCTTGTCGAGGAAGGCACCAATAGCGGCATCGGGTCTGGGCCCGGCGCCATGTTGTCCAAGCGCAAAGGTCGCGCCGTCGCCCTCACCTCCCTGTCTGGCGATATTGAAGATGCGCCGCGGATCATTTCCGGTATCAGCGAGCTTGACCGGGTTACCGGCGGCGGATTCGTGCGCGGTTCAGCCCTTCTGATCGGCGGTGATCCCGGCATCGGCAAATCCACGCTTTTGACGCAGGCTGCAGCCGCCCTTTCCAATCGTGGCCATCGCATTGTCTATGTTTCGGGCGAAGAAGCCGTCGCGCAGATACGTCTACGCGCGCAGCGTCTCGGCGTGGCATCGTCAGCGGTTGAGCTCGCCGCAGAGACCAATGTCGAAGACATCATTGCCACCATTTCTGATACCAAGCGACCCGATCTCGTCATCATAGATTCGATCCAGACGCTCTGGACCGATATGGCGGATTCTGCTCCCGGCACGGTCACGCAGGTGCGCTCGTCGGCACAAGCCATGATCCGCTATGCCAAGCAGACTGGTTCCGCAGTCGTACTGGTGGGACATGTTACCAAAGACGGCCAGATTGCAGGCCCTCGTGTGGTCGAACATATGGTCGATGGTGTCCTCTATTTCGAAGGTGAAGGCGGACATCACTATCGCATCCTGCGCACGGTGAAGAACCGTTTTGGCCCGACCGACGAGATCGGTGTCTTCGAGATGTCCGATGGTGGGCTGCGTGAGGTTTCCAACCCGTCCGAGCTTTTCCTCGGCGAGCGTAACGCCAAGGCTCCAGGTGCAGCTGTCTTTGCCGGCATGGAAGGCACGCGCCCGGTGCTGGTGGAGATACAGGCGCTTGTCGCCCCCTCCTCGCTCGGCACCCCGCGTCGTGCGGTCGTCGGCTGGGATGGCGGACGACTTGCCATGATCCTCGCCGTGCTCGAATCGCATTGCGGCGTTCGTTTCGGCCAGCATGATGTCTACCTGAATGTCGCGGGCGGTTATCGTATCAGCGAGCCTGCCGCCGATATAGCTGTGGCTGCTGCACTGGTTTCATCCATGGCCGGTATTGCCCTTCCGCCAGATTGTGTTTATTTCGGCGAAATCAGCCTTTCCGGTGCTGTTCGTGCGGTAACGCATGCAGTACAGAGGCTCAAGGAAGCCGAGAAGCTCGGTTTCCGGCAGGCAGAAGTGCCCGGCGGCAGCGGCGAACTTTGGAAAGATCGCAACTTCCGGCTTATGGAAACTTCGGCTCTGCCCGACCTTGTTGCGCGCATCGCGGCTTCAGGCTCCGGAAAGAAGCAATAA
- a CDS encoding replicative DNA helicase, translating to MAEAAVRKLDDARDQKDALYREAPHNIEAEQALLGAILINNDAFYRVSDFLKPTHFFEPLHRRIYEITTDLIRVGKMANPVTMKTFLPTEGKVGDLTIFQYVTRLATEAVTIINAEDYGRAIYDLATRRALIGIGEDMVNVAYDAPVDMAPQEQIEDAERRLFELAETGRYDGGFLPFKDAVTTAVDMANAAFMRDGHLSGVSTGIHTLDGKMGGLQPSDLIILAGRPGMGKTSLATNIAFNIANAYEGEQQADGSVKAINGGVVGFFSLEMSAEQLATRIISEQTEVSSSKIRRGDITETDFEKLVACSQVMQKIPLYIDQTGGISIAQLAARARRLKRQRGLDVLVIDYVQLMTGSSKASAQNRVQEITEITTGLKALGKELNVPIIALSQLSRQVESRDDKRPQLSDLRESGSIEQDADVVLFVFREEYYVKNLEPRDEFDPKYEEWKQHFEKVRGTADVIIAKQRHGPTGTVKLAFQSEFTRFADLAEGSYLPEQYE from the coding sequence ATGGCGGAAGCGGCGGTACGCAAACTCGACGATGCGCGGGATCAGAAAGACGCGCTTTATCGGGAAGCACCCCATAATATTGAAGCGGAACAGGCGCTGCTGGGCGCGATCCTGATCAATAACGATGCCTTTTACCGGGTATCGGACTTCCTCAAGCCAACCCATTTCTTCGAGCCGCTGCATCGTCGCATCTATGAGATCACGACTGACCTCATTCGCGTCGGCAAGATGGCCAATCCCGTAACGATGAAGACCTTCCTGCCTACCGAAGGCAAGGTGGGTGATCTCACGATCTTCCAATATGTGACTCGCCTCGCAACCGAAGCCGTCACCATTATCAATGCCGAAGATTACGGCCGCGCGATTTACGATCTGGCGACGCGTCGCGCGCTGATTGGCATTGGCGAGGACATGGTGAACGTTGCCTATGATGCGCCTGTCGACATGGCACCGCAGGAGCAGATTGAAGACGCCGAACGCCGCTTGTTCGAGCTTGCCGAAACAGGGCGTTATGATGGCGGTTTCCTGCCCTTCAAGGATGCAGTGACCACAGCAGTTGACATGGCCAACGCCGCCTTTATGCGTGATGGCCATCTTTCGGGTGTTTCCACCGGAATCCATACGCTCGATGGCAAGATGGGCGGTCTACAGCCTTCCGACTTGATCATCCTTGCAGGCCGTCCGGGTATGGGCAAGACCTCGCTTGCCACCAACATCGCATTCAACATCGCCAACGCCTACGAAGGCGAACAGCAGGCCGATGGTAGCGTAAAAGCCATAAATGGTGGCGTCGTCGGCTTCTTCTCGCTCGAAATGTCGGCGGAACAGCTTGCAACCCGTATCATTTCCGAGCAGACGGAAGTCTCCTCTTCAAAAATCCGTCGTGGTGACATCACCGAAACCGATTTCGAGAAGCTTGTCGCCTGCTCGCAGGTGATGCAGAAAATCCCGCTCTATATCGACCAGACCGGTGGTATCTCGATTGCGCAGCTTGCAGCACGTGCACGCCGCCTGAAGCGCCAGCGCGGTCTCGACGTTCTGGTGATCGACTACGTGCAGCTGATGACCGGTTCGTCGAAAGCTTCGGCACAGAACCGCGTGCAGGAAATCACCGAAATCACTACCGGCCTCAAGGCGCTCGGCAAGGAACTGAACGTTCCCATTATCGCGCTCTCACAGCTCTCCCGTCAGGTGGAAAGCCGCGATGACAAGCGACCACAGCTCTCCGATCTTCGTGAATCGGGCTCTATCGAGCAGGACGCCGACGTGGTGCTTTTCGTGTTCCGCGAGGAATATTACGTCAAGAACCTCGAACCGCGTGACGAATTCGATCCGAAATATGAAGAATGGAAGCAGCACTTTGAAAAAGTGCGCGGCACTGCTGACGTCATCATCGCCAAGCAGCGTCACGGGCCTACCGGCACCGTCAAGCTCGCCTTCCAGTCTGAATTCACGCGATTTGCAGATCTGGCCGAAGGTTCCTATCTCCCGGAACAGTATGAATAA
- a CDS encoding purine-nucleoside phosphorylase, with protein MRHRTIAAWLLTALALFSSSTASLAASEPIKVKVFIAAMFEIGQNSGDRAGEFQRWYEHYWKDARPIEVKGALKPVYCNVDGVCGSVLGMGKVNSSASMQAIMLDPAFDFSKTYYILSGVAGTPPSRGTIGDVSWATWLVDYDLGHRWAPEEGKPGEPVFIPRKGYEEYRVFKLDPDLVAAAMRLGSNAELRDSPEAQAYRMRYPDKAAQAKPALKTGTHMTGDTFFHGPGLSKEAQYIAKLYGADDYLATEMEAAALALVIKRQHGTDRILSLRGSVNFDQGNPKETTLQHLDPAPGETAGGFAETVENIYLVGAPVVSDIVTHWDKWEAGVPKPE; from the coding sequence ATGCGACACCGCACCATTGCAGCCTGGCTTCTGACAGCATTGGCTCTCTTTTCTTCGTCAACGGCTTCGTTGGCAGCCTCGGAACCGATCAAGGTCAAAGTGTTTATCGCCGCCATGTTCGAGATCGGTCAGAACAGTGGCGACCGGGCCGGTGAGTTTCAACGGTGGTACGAGCATTACTGGAAGGATGCGAGGCCCATCGAAGTCAAAGGGGCGCTGAAACCCGTTTATTGCAACGTTGACGGTGTATGCGGCTCAGTTCTCGGCATGGGTAAGGTGAACTCCTCGGCCAGCATGCAGGCAATCATGCTCGACCCAGCCTTCGACTTCTCTAAAACTTATTACATCCTGTCCGGTGTGGCAGGCACGCCACCTTCACGCGGAACGATAGGTGATGTCAGCTGGGCGACGTGGCTCGTCGATTACGATTTGGGCCATCGCTGGGCACCGGAAGAAGGCAAGCCGGGCGAACCGGTCTTCATCCCACGAAAGGGATATGAAGAGTATCGTGTTTTCAAGCTTGATCCTGATTTGGTCGCAGCGGCAATGCGTTTGGGCTCCAATGCGGAGCTTCGCGATTCGCCGGAGGCCCAGGCGTATCGCATGCGTTATCCCGACAAGGCTGCGCAGGCGAAACCGGCATTGAAGACGGGCACGCATATGACCGGAGATACATTTTTCCATGGTCCCGGATTGTCGAAAGAGGCTCAGTATATAGCCAAGCTCTATGGTGCCGACGACTATCTCGCCACCGAGATGGAAGCCGCAGCGCTTGCGCTCGTTATCAAGCGGCAGCACGGTACAGACCGCATCCTCAGCCTGCGTGGTTCGGTAAACTTCGATCAGGGAAATCCGAAAGAAACCACGCTGCAGCATCTGGATCCAGCGCCGGGCGAAACGGCAGGGGGGTTTGCGGAAACGGTCGAAAACATCTACCTCGTCGGCGCTCCGGTCGTGAGCGACATCGTCACCCACTGGGACAAATGGGAAGCAGGCGTGCCAAAGCCGGAATAA
- a CDS encoding SAM-dependent methyltransferase codes for MYGMMRTVISHMIKTGDLTVTDSSGALTRYGDRTGEPVHIHFKTKHAERAVALDPELKLAECFMDGEIDFLNGNIYTLLQVVFENTGPTAATEPWMKALAKLRIFFRRFQQMNTISRSSNNIKSHYDLSGELYDLFLDPDKQYSCAYFDPPNATLAEAQLAKKRHIAAKLLVKEGDKVLDIGCGWGGMGLYLARYLKANVTGVTLSEEQHAIANQRAQDEGLADRAKFELTDYRNIDDKFDRLVSVGMFEHVGVGHFAEYFQHVARLMKQDGVFLLHAIGRADGPGATNPFIRKYIFPGGYIPALSEVLPHIEKAGLYVTDIEILRLHYAETLKAWREAFMANRDKAKALYDERFCRMWEFYLAASESAFRWQNMMVFHIQIAHKQESVPLTRNYIEAEEKRLKRLDSAPKGANSEGRAVKKSMNA; via the coding sequence ATGTATGGAATGATGCGTACTGTTATTTCGCATATGATTAAAACCGGCGACCTAACGGTCACCGATTCTAGTGGTGCGCTTACCCGGTACGGCGACAGGACTGGCGAACCAGTTCATATACACTTCAAGACAAAGCACGCCGAGCGGGCCGTAGCCCTCGATCCGGAGTTGAAACTCGCCGAGTGTTTCATGGATGGCGAGATCGATTTTCTAAACGGCAACATCTACACGCTGCTTCAGGTTGTGTTCGAGAATACCGGACCGACTGCGGCGACCGAACCGTGGATGAAAGCTCTGGCGAAGCTGCGTATTTTTTTCCGCCGCTTCCAGCAGATGAACACGATTTCGCGGTCTTCAAACAATATCAAAAGTCATTATGATCTTTCCGGTGAACTCTACGACCTGTTTCTCGATCCGGACAAGCAGTATTCCTGCGCCTATTTCGATCCACCAAACGCTACACTCGCCGAGGCGCAGCTTGCCAAAAAGCGCCATATCGCGGCGAAATTATTGGTGAAGGAGGGCGACAAGGTGCTCGACATTGGCTGCGGCTGGGGTGGTATGGGGCTCTATTTGGCTCGTTATCTCAAGGCCAATGTCACCGGCGTAACCTTATCCGAAGAGCAGCATGCCATTGCTAATCAGCGAGCGCAGGATGAAGGACTGGCTGACCGTGCGAAGTTCGAATTGACCGACTATCGCAACATCGACGACAAGTTTGACCGGCTGGTATCGGTTGGCATGTTCGAGCATGTTGGTGTCGGGCATTTCGCCGAGTATTTCCAGCACGTCGCTCGCCTGATGAAGCAGGATGGCGTTTTCCTTCTGCATGCCATCGGACGTGCCGATGGGCCGGGAGCGACCAATCCGTTCATCCGCAAATATATCTTTCCGGGCGGGTATATTCCGGCACTTTCTGAGGTTCTACCGCATATCGAAAAGGCCGGGCTCTATGTCACCGACATAGAAATCCTGCGGCTTCATTATGCGGAAACGCTCAAGGCTTGGCGGGAAGCGTTCATGGCCAATCGCGACAAGGCCAAGGCGCTTTATGACGAGCGTTTCTGCCGCATGTGGGAGTTTTATCTGGCTGCGTCTGAAAGCGCTTTCCGCTGGCAGAACATGATGGTGTTCCACATTCAGATCGCCCACAAACAGGAATCCGTTCCGCTAACCCGCAACTATATTGAGGCCGAGGAAAAGCGTCTCAAGCGCCTCGACAGCGCGCCCAAAGGCGCCAACAGCGAGGGGCGGGCCGTCAAGAAAAGCATGAACGCCTGA
- the rplI gene encoding 50S ribosomal protein L9 — MEVILLERIGRLGQMGETVKVKDGYARNFLLPQGKALRANEANKKKFEGQRAQLEAQNLERKNEAQAVAEKLNGESFIVVRSAGETGQLYGSVSTRDIADIISANGFTLHRNQVELNHPIKAIGLHEVSISLHPEVQVQVTVNIARSTEEAERQAKGEDLTSIEAIYGIEEQPLSEEVFDEEDEAEDQA, encoded by the coding sequence ATGGAAGTCATTCTTCTGGAACGCATTGGCCGCCTCGGCCAGATGGGCGAAACCGTCAAGGTCAAGGACGGCTATGCTCGTAACTTCCTGCTCCCGCAGGGCAAGGCTCTTCGTGCCAACGAAGCCAACAAGAAGAAGTTCGAAGGCCAGCGCGCTCAGCTCGAAGCCCAGAACCTGGAGCGCAAGAACGAAGCTCAGGCCGTCGCTGAAAAGCTCAATGGCGAAAGCTTCATCGTTGTGCGTTCGGCTGGTGAAACCGGCCAGCTCTACGGCTCCGTTTCGACCCGTGACATCGCCGACATCATCTCAGCCAATGGCTTCACCCTGCACCGCAACCAGGTTGAACTGAACCATCCGATCAAGGCGATCGGCCTGCACGAAGTCTCGATTTCGCTGCATCCGGAAGTTCAGGTTCAGGTTACGGTCAACATCGCACGTTCGACCGAAGAAGCCGAACGTCAGGCAAAGGGTGAAGACCTGACCTCGATCGAAGCCATCTACGGCATCGAAGAGCAGCCTCTGTCGGAAGAAGTTTTCGACGAAGAGGACGAAGCTGAAGATCAGGCTTAA